TAATTGCAAATTTGGTATTATAGTATTTTAGCTTACTAAGTGAGGAGGACATGGTTCGAGGATTGCTGCCCCCTCTGATTATCTACCCTAGAGGTATGTAATACATTCAAATTTGTCAAAAACCATAGAGTTTATTCTTCATAACATCTGAGGAATTGAAAACTTGCCTGAATTTTGACAGTAGAGCTTGCAACAATATTGATTATAGGTTAATTACTTGTTGTGGGTGTACACTGAAATGCCTCCTtagctttattttatttttttgtataaacaAAAAACACTGGTTTATTTTTACAGTGGGAAAGACAGCAAAAAACAGAAACATTCATGGATTAAAGGTAATATTCTTGGATTATTTCCTGGAGGTGGATTtgtgtgaaaaaaaataacctttGAAGAGTCAAATCTGTAAATTTATGCCTGATTACTAAAATATAACTGTTCCTGTTAAGCTgttaaattgaattttattacagataaaaacagacaaacaatcTACTAGTAAACCAGCCAAGCTTGTTGCGGGGGTCAAACCTTCTGTTGGGTAAGTTATGGATGCAGTTTATGAGGAATGAGTGACAAAAGTTgaatttatgatatataattatcaatagAATTTAAATTAGATTCCCTCTGTGctttgttatattgatatcagacAGAGCCTAATTGGAATCAGCATATAGGTAATTCATTTTTGGCCAGTTTGACAGAATTTTAGCAGATGAATATGTAAAAATTTTACTGATCCATTAGACTTCATCAATTGAATAAGTCGCTTTGACCCAAATTCTAGGGTGTTAAGAGCCTTAGCTGGTAAAAAGAAGATTTGTGTAAAAGGAATGGTATTGCACATTGATGGTGTTGAATATctatacagtctctgtcacacGGCTGACATAGCATGCTTCTTTTGCTCAGTTGGTGGAACAAAAAATTATCACACAGGAGACCAGTCAGGAATGTGTCTTTTTTCCTAATCATTCACACTTTTATACTTATTTTGCAGTCAGAGCACCAACTCAGTAAATAATCAACCTCAAAACCAATatcaacagcaacaacaacaggTTCAACAACAACAGGTTCAACAACACCAGGTTCAACAACAGGTTCAGCAAGCTGGGTACCAGCAACCACCGACAAATTCGGTTGCCTATCAGCCACCAGGTGGAGCTAGTCTACGccaaattttatcaaacatgGTGATAGGTGACTCTGATTTGCAGGTGTTGGAATTACTAGGGAAGGGAAATGGAGGTCTGGTACACAGGTAAGGaaatacagtacaggtaacataattttatatacCTGTGCATGATATTGCTTCAGACCAAGGTCCGTATGACAGTTTATGGACTTGGTGGTGAGGCCAAAAAGATTGGTAATCCCCACCAGTGCGAAGTACCCTGTACTCTACAACTTTGATGGAGATACAATAATGCTAGCTCTTGAAACTTTGATTTAAGCAAATAAAATCGGTTTGGAACATGTCCGTATGGGAAAATATTGACCAGCTGAGATTACTGTAAATTGATTCAAGCCTATAAGAGAGAACATAAATGGCTTAAGTGTATTCAGAATAAATACATTGAACAATATATGACCGGTGATCACAAAAGATCAAACATTCCCCCAAATTCTGTATGCCAGAATGTGAGTCACCATATTTcatgtgattttgttttgattcAGGTAGTTTGAAGGAATTTAAAATCATATTGATCATAATTGTGTTCTTCTTACAGtgtattttatgaatttttGTCTTGTTTCTTCTTTCAGGGCTTACCATAAACCTACTGGTACTATAATGGCTGTCAAGGTAAGATTTGCTATACAAGCAGACTCGGACCactgattattattatttacattgtatattatgttAATACAGGGATTTGATATAGCATAAAGTTATTGGCACAATTTTAGCTATCAACTGAAGGTGATACATAACAGCAAAATGTACTCTAATGTAAATTTCATAGCTGTTAGCCATCTGCAAACTTGTCTATCTAGACTTAGTCTAGtaatacataaaattaaaacaatattgggtggtcgggtggcacagtggtaacacacttgcctttcacctaggctggccaggggttcgattccccgatcaaACGTGAAAAGGTAAGGGGTCatctgcccgaccacgtgggttttccccgggtactccggtttcctcccacagtaaaaccccCTCGCGCACTtctatccgggccaacaagcgtgattaatataagttaatataacttgtttcgcaattgttgtaaaataaataaagtttacaaaaaaatattaaagttcAGAAATTTAATTAAACTGTACCATTgctaattttgaaaatgttgacCACATGTTCTGTAATTAATCAAAACTTACTAAATTATTGTGTTATCTGGAATGTCCAGATATGTGGAATTCTTTTGTTCTTTCTTTAACTTGCACAGGTTTCCCATTTCCTGAAGCATTAACTAAACAACAACTTGACTGTCTATATTTTGTCCTTACAGGTGATGAAATTGGATGTAGATGTAGATGTACAGAGACAAATCATCTCAGAATTAGAAATACTCAGCAAGGTAATCTTTTACCTGTAATAACAATAAGGGAGAAAGGGGCctggtacatacatgtacaagtggTAGGGGGATAATGTTATGGAAGAGGAAGAGTGgaggggattttttttttttttgcaatttttcaGAGAGGAAGTAAATAATTTGAGGGGGGTTAATGATCACAATGCTTAATCACAAATTTTGCATGGGTTATTTTCTGTAGAAAccaaataagatatatttctcaAAAAAGCACAGatttaataaacaaacaaaaataattcactgtatctgataaaatgtttatgaatcatggatatatataatgtctttgATATTCCCCAGTTGTTGGCGTTGTACGTAGACAGCTAAGTTTTTATAAAACCTTGTTGTGTCAATAGTATAATACTAATGATGATACAGCTAGGTATTTGACATGGCCTTATGACAAGGCCTTTCCATTGAGAGCGGCATTTGacctacttaaaaaaaaactttgactCTGGTCACAGAATGTTATCTGTATGAGATAGGGCTTTCATATTTAACATGTAAGTTCCTTGTTACATAGAACTACACTTGAAACTCTGCGAACCTTGACCGTGACCCATTTGGCAAGCTACATTGTTTGTTGTCTTATGACAAATCTTGCCATACCGTCTATTTACACTACTGCTCCTGAAATACTtgagaaatatcaaatattaagTTTCAAGTTGTTTTTCACATAGGAATGTTTTTGTTGACAGTGCAATTCTCCAGCCATCATAGATTTTTACAAGGCCTTCTTTGTGGAAAACAGAATTTCCATATGCACAGAGTATATGGATGGTAAGTGGataagaaaatatgaaatagctgaaaatataaattattataaatgCAGCAATAGTAGCTAATGCATTTTTTTCTCATGAATGATATTagaagatacatgtatgttgtttatttaattttcttatgACATGCATGTAAGCTAGGTAACACACAGAAAATATGTTATGACATCATAGAGCTGTCAGTGAACTCATTTTTCACAACGATTTAGTTTTCACTTTTGTTTTTTCCAGTGATGTATTCATGATAATCGTAGCATTAGTCCCCAAAGGAACAACAACACTGCTATTGAATGAATATTTCTGTGAGATGTTGTAAATTATGATTGTCTCTTTTAATTGAACTGTATAAAATACAATTACAATTAGATTAACAGTCAGTGTGTTTACAGGTGGTTCGCTTGACCGATATGGACAGGTGCCAGAACCAGTCCTCGGACGTATGGCAGTGTACATCATCCAGGGCCTGTGTTACATGTGGAGTCTCAAAATACTACACCGAGGTGGGTACACAGTGAGAATAAAATATCTGCTCTGTAGATAGGGGTATCTTTACCGGAGTAAAGGAGCTTAGATGGTCAGCACAAGGCTTGCCAAGGCTTctatttgaaatttttttctaaaatacaaataaaaaaaaaatcttaacctTAATGTTGATCTTCTTTGTGGGCCAAATAGCAAACAAAAATACTAGGGTTGAGATGGGGAGGGGGGGTCCTCTTTAATTCATTGCATGGCACAAACCAATgatattatttcaaaactttatattttttctgtcataacatgtcatacaaatgtatctctgcaattcatttgtattttgatacAGATATCAAACCGTCCAACATTCTAGTCAATACCTCCGGCCAAGTAAAGCTGTGTGATTTCGGAGTTAGTGTCCAGGTAGGTACAGTAGTGACGGCAGTGGGATTGAACTTAGAAAGATGAACATCAATAATAATGCTTCTAGGACTGCATCAAGATAATTTTCACTTTAGACTTCAGGACACTGTCTTAATTGTAAAGAACATTTATCAAGTGTACATGGTTTTCTTTGGAGTTCAATGTTAAAAGTTGAATtcaatttacaaaatttaccaTTACTCAAAGTTAGAGACAGCAGTGGTTTTAAAAAGTCACTGTGTCCTTCCATGAATAGTCAGATGTTTGTTTCACAGAAATGTTATAGGTTTAAGTTtgataatataattgatacccaatttatgttaattttttgtcaataaaagtTTTGATTGTTTTAACATCTATTAGTATAATGAAAGTATGTTTCATACAGCCAGGATTATTGAAAGTTGCATTTTAAtccaatattttgttaaagaCAAGACAATAGCTAAATTAACCTGCCATTCCTGTTTTATTTCCAGCTGATAGAATCTATCACTAGGACTTATGTGGGAACCAACGCTTATATGGCTGTAAGTAGTTTTCTTCGTCAAATCTCTCTCATCAATGTCAAAACACCCATTATGATATAAGTTGTGCCATGAACACACTTTAAATAAAATCCAATAGAAGTGTGATTGgctgtaggttccctttggttaAATGACAATATCTCAAGATAATTTACTGGTAACCTTTAATTGTCACAACTTTTTCATCAAGCTTGTAGGATCATTTCTTATTTCCTATGAATTttaaacaatgtatttattaataGTGTTTTAAAATTCACTTGGaattaaaaagtgaaaaattgTTTCCATATCTACTGCATATATTGATTCCCTATGTTAAAGATTTATTCATTCCAATGTTTGATTTGATAAAATTGTCTGATAAAGCTGTATGTGAGATGAGTGTTGTGGCGACTGTAAGTGAAATCACTGCTTAGTTCTTGTCTGAAAGTTAAGCTTTGTGAGTGGTAAGGATAAAGATGTATTTTTGTTTCACAGCCGGAGCGGATACGTGGAGAAGAATATAGCTCTCCAGCTGAAGTCTGGAGCCTTGGATTCATGCTCTTTGAGGTGGagattttcaaattttcaaataaattcttTATCCTGAGATTTGCTTTATTGGTTTTATATGACAGAAATTTTGTAAAGGTTTCAGATTATGATTAATGTAGGTAAACAGTATTTGCCATGTATTGTCAGATAAAATTCAAATTCAGAGGTAGATTGGGAATTTTATGCATACAAATTTTTGTCTCTAAACTTACTTGAATACCAAATCAATAGAAGATAATGTTTATTGTTATCTCTGTATTTCAGCTTGCTACTGGTGAAATTCCATATGGAAATGTACGTATCCAATTTTCACCTTTTGTAGTTTTAAAAAGTACATCATTATGATTTTGATGTAGGTACTTGTGGTGTTATAGCTATGTCTGTGAATGTGTCTATCGGTCAGTCAGTCATTGGTCAAGTTTGCATGTAGAAGATTTTGTTCTAAGAGCTATATTCTCCCAAAACTAATAACCAGGCAAAGTAATTTGAAGTAATAAGCCTTCCACTCTTATTGATATCATGTTAAAATGCtagcaatttaaaaaaaaaaaaaaaaaaagagggagagagaaaaaacttgaatataatatttatataacactgtttaAAACATAGACAgaactgttttgttttatattgattttttttctttttctttttcagccAAAATCCTATGCTACAGTAAGTATGAGATCTACATTTGATTCCGTACTTGGCTGATTATCACATTACTGGATCTGTTAGTGTTTTATATTCTAGATACCAATATTAATCAGACATTCCATAAGGATGTATACGTGTACCTATTGTATACATTTCTGTATGCATTACTTCTACCCCAGTGTGTAGTCTGTGAAGTAAATCTATAGAAGTCAGCTTTAGGCATTTCTACATAAACTAGACTATTTTGTTGACAGAGAAGTAAGCTATGTAATCTTTGATTTCCCTATGTTTCAGCCAGTGCACCTTCTGAATGTAATTGTATCAGAGGTAAGTATagaaaatatacaatgtaaatagaATATTTTGTACATATGGTTTTAAATTTACATTACTGTGTTCTCAAAGAAGTGTCTATTAAAAGCAATCCAAATTGGATAAAAACTGCACTGATTCATTATAAGCAATCCCCGATTGTTTCTGAATGAAAACTGTATTGATTTATTAAAAGCAATCCTTAATTTATCCTGAATGAAAACTACATTCATGTATTAAAAGCGATCTTTGATTGTTCCTATTAAAGTGAAAACTCTACGAATTCATTGATACCGGGTATACAGAATTTTGAGGATACCTGGTTATTCTATAACTTTAAGAATCTGTTTCCTGGAATTTGTTGATGTCTTGTATTTTGTCTGAatcaaatgtttgattttcttttAGGAGCCACCAGAACTGTCTGCTGCCAACTTTTCTGCTGACTTTGTACATTTTGTGGCAAACTGGTAGGTCACTATAACATCGTGCAGAAAAACTCACTTGTGAAAATACTGCTAACATTATaggcacaggggcttgacacgttACATGACACAATGAAAATTTAACCACATGGTCTACTGGGATGaatggctacaaagtttgtttaaatcaatgACATTGACCTATTTCAAGGTCATAAGGGTCAATTGTTTTAAGATATCTGAATGACTTCTCATTATCAAAGAGACTAAGAGTCGTGCTATTGATCCAGTAGCATGcagggatgaagggctaccaaaggTGTAacaatgaatgaccttgaaagtaTGTCATTTTAATGGTCATGAAATTGGGCAGTGGCATACTTTGACAACAGACTGAGCAGTTTGTACATTTGAATAATCTTGATCTAACTTCAGGGTCAAACTGGTCATGTGTGTTAAATACTTGGATTAAAAACAGACAAAAGATCAGCTATCAGTATGTATTTTAGATCTAGGGTGACCGTTTTGGCCTATCTCTTGCTTAATGTTAAGTATCCGTAGATTTGTTACATATTGGGAAGGCCTCATATCTCTGTTCCCAGGTAGAAATGGGGTCCGAAGCATTTTGTAGTAAATGTGTTTCACAGTAAAAAAAACTGCCCCTTTGCTTTGCTATAAGTATGCATGGTAACTGTAGTTTGATTTTTTCTGACTGCaggtataatataataattttcattatattgaTGTGCATTTTTCTCGTTGCTCTACCAGTATGCGCAAGTCCCCAGCCCATCGACTGACAACAGAATTGTTAAAGGTTAGTTATCCAGATTAAGAacattttgaatgaaattaaaGGTGATAATGTTTCAAATAATCCCAGTCTAATTcttgaatatatttattttatctcctttaaaaatcaaatgaaaatctgaaaataaaataaataaaaaggaaaagaaagtatataattttgataaaactttgaaacaaaatgttattgCTGAATAAGCCTGAAAACATTGCAAGTGTAGATGTATACTTGTCATGTACTTTTACAACATTCCTCACCTTGATACCTGTGTCTCTGTAATAAGAATTTGTAAAAATAACGAATGTTTGCAAGATTTATCGATGAAActtttatgtatatttacagacacacCCCTTTATACAGCGTCATCATGATGGGAATGTTAGTGTAATAGCTGCTTTTATACAGAGTAAACTACCACAAATACAACAGGGAAAAGTCAGCTGATCATCACTGTGTAGGAGCTTGTAtgtgataaatgtttatatacagagtAAACTAGCTGATGTTCACCTTGTAGAAGCTTGTATGTGATCAAAGTTTATATAAAGTAAACTCCCAAACACAGGGCATTGTCAGCTGTTGTTCACAGTGAAGGTGCTGGTATGTGATAAATGTTTGTACGGAGTAAACTGTCATAAATACAGCAGGAAAAATTCAGCTGATGTTCACTGTGTATGAGCTTGTGTGTGATCAAAGTTTACCAGTTAACTGTCCCAGGACAAAGTCAtctgtgttacagtgtatgagCCTTTATGTGATAAAAGATAATACAAAGAAAGCTCACGGTATAGGAGCTTGTATGTGTTAGCAGTTTAGGACACTGCCACCAACACAACAGAGTAAACCAACTGTAGGTCACTTTCTAGGAGCTTGTAAGCGATTTCTGCTTTTATACAGAGTAGGCTGCCTCAAATACATTGGGCAAAAGGAAAGTTATAGCTGTATAATGATCATTAGGATTAGCTTATATTTAAAGTGACCAGAACAATGTGTGATCTACATTAATAGCAAGTGATAGGTAATTGATGATCGAATGTCGATCTGTATGGTTGGATCATGGTATTACCATGTTAACAACAGGTTGTTACTGATAATAGTATCCCCATGTTTAGTCGTGCGTTCCTTTATCGGGTTCGTACCAGTTGTACTGGTACAAATCTGCTGTACTCGCAATGGAGCGGTATACTAGGAGGACCAAACCGGTTCATGTGGTTCATTTCCTGAAACGTACCACTTGGATCCAAAATGGCGGAATTGCGATGCTTCATTCGTCATACTCATGTACGTTTTGTTAAAAACGAGACAAGAAATCTTCATTTGCGATGAAATTGTATAAATTACACTGCTAATATATGACGGAATCTATTACGTTGTGAAAAGAAAAATAACcgttttttatgtttgaagcgTTTGGTTTGTAGAGACGGCTGCCATCTTAGGAACTCACTTGAGATTCATTTGTGTTCCATTATATGGTACTTATTTGGTACACCTGGTACAAACCCGATAAAGGAACACACGGTAGGTGTGAGGAGTGAAATCAAAATTGTGAACTGTGACAGTTGTTGAAAAGGATGGTGTCTGTTAATTGTCGGAAGATAATACTAGCTACAAATCAATacagtaaaaaataaattacattttagTGGGTGTAGGTGAATGCAGGCTCCTGTCGGTAGTCTTTATACTGAATCTGGAATTACATAGTCAATAGTGCTGAAGTTCAAATACATTCAAGACACAAGCAGTTTGTGTTGTAACAATCTGTCAATATTAGCTCACTAGAGCTATTTTATGAcaaacaactacatgtatagtGATTTAGTTGTGCAAGTCCTTTAGGCTGATGTTGGTGGGGAGACCATGTATTATGTGCCAAATAGTGTAGTATGATTCATaatgtgatttttgtatttagataaataaatactCGATTGAAGCAGTGTAagtaatgattatatatttcaaatgatatgtAAAcctttgtttaaaacatttccaCTTCAACTAATCCTATATTGTTTACACTGGGCTATGTATGCCATTGACTTACATTCTACCTGCATATATAGCCCTTGCCAGCCAAAAAATATGCCATGTACATAAGTTAACGAGAACAGTCAAACACATGTAAACCtagtaaatactagccacattAACCCACCTGGATACAGAGAACTTTTCTTTTATATCTTGATCAGTTGAGTTGTATGACTAGTAatccagaggtcctgggtttgatcAATAACAggtattgaaataaatttaataaatcatGCTCTCTCTTACACACATATCACAATCAGCACATTTACCTTGAACAAGTAAAACGAGAGACAAATATGTTAATGTTTGTCAATAGGCAAGAGTTCAAAGCTTTGTGACAAAAAtttgacgattttttttttcaatgtaaaaTGTTCCCCTATCCATTCAAAGAAATCATATGTCCATGGCACAGCATTATGATCTAGCTCGGTCACTTCCTCTTGTTTCAATCTATCAGATGGTATAGTGTAAGCTGACATGACAGCTGATGGCCATGGGGGCCGAGACTGACAGCACAGCTGATACAGCCACTGAGATGGAATAATTACTGGTACACCGCGTCAGATAATGCCATGAGATACTgctatttatttttaaatattatatacctCATCAACATAATATCCACTGTTTGAAAAGTGCCAGTTTTAGTGTTTTAATCATTACATGCTagaataatgaaatatacatgtaattgttttgAATTAGGATTGGATATGCAGCATTGAGATAAAAATTGATATACACATATTTAGTGAAGAGGTGTGATAGTACATGTACTCTCAATGTCCATACCTGGTATACTTTTTTGCTTAAATCTTTGTGTCGAATTATAAGTTGCTAAATTGCaatcattttgtatattatcTGTAAAATCTTTGACTTTATAGattgtatcaaaatatgtaaccatgctatatatttaattgaaaatagtacaaaaatagaaaatagtAATCACAGAATACTGACTTCCCATTGGCTTATACACACATGGGTGCAATTTTTTTAGGCGAGCAGGGCATTATCAAATTTGGCGTGAGATTGCAACATCACTGTTAACGTTATGATTGAGGTAGACACTGAAAATAGTTGACACTGACAGGCCTGTTGGTGAAATATTCAGTTGattattaaaattaacaaaGTTAATGCAAGCATGATATACTGAAAATATATAACCTTCTTTTGAGGGCACTATAGTTCAATAGGGTTGTCTCAAAATGGAACAGTACTGTCATCCCTTGACAACACTATTTGATCATAGTGCCCTcaaattatgtataattatgtactCTGTGATGAAAATTGACATGCATGTCTGAAAAAGTATCTGTACTTATCTGTAATTGTTTAGTATTAATGTACTGTACTAaccatatttatctgcaaataagcccgTCCACAAATAAGACCCTGTCCACAGataagcc
The sequence above is drawn from the Pecten maximus chromosome 9, xPecMax1.1, whole genome shotgun sequence genome and encodes:
- the LOC117334416 gene encoding dual specificity mitogen-activated protein kinase kinase 5-like, with the translated sequence MNIQPPFTVRIRTEQEQDMDWMVQPGEITFHQALEVISQVLPQASITAFEYEDEEGDRITVRSDEEMSTMFQMYFSLLSEEDMVRGLLPPLIIYPRVGKTAKNRNIHGLKIKTDKQSTSKPAKLVAGVKPSVGQSTNSVNNQPQNQYQQQQQQVQQQQVQQHQVQQQVQQAGYQQPPTNSVAYQPPGGASLRQILSNMVIGDSDLQVLELLGKGNGGLVHRAYHKPTGTIMAVKVMKLDVDVDVQRQIISELEILSKCNSPAIIDFYKAFFVENRISICTEYMDGGSLDRYGQVPEPVLGRMAVYIIQGLCYMWSLKILHRDIKPSNILVNTSGQVKLCDFGVSVQLIESITRTYVGTNAYMAPERIRGEEYSSPAEVWSLGFMLFELATGEIPYGNPKSYATPVHLLNVIVSEEPPELSAANFSADFVHFVANCMRKSPAHRLTTELLKTHPFIQRHHDGNVSVIAAFIQSKLPQIQQGKVS